The following are from one region of the Rhizobium sullae genome:
- the mutM gene encoding bifunctional DNA-formamidopyrimidine glycosylase/DNA-(apurinic or apyrimidinic site) lyase, giving the protein MPELPEVETVKRGLSPAMEGARIERLELRRGDLRFPFPENFEDQVSGRTIIGLGRRAKYLLIDLDSGKTIISHLGMSGSFRIEQGPVSETPGDFRHERSKDEKHDHAIFHLEGKGGERRVIYNDPRRFGFMDIADRSELQNSPFLFGLGPEPTGNELSATYLAERFAGKAQPLKGALLDQRNIAGLGNIYVCEALWRAHLMPTRAAGTLVSKTGKPKEQLNLLVASVRDVVADAIKAGGSSLRDHIQTDGSLGYFQHSFSVYDREGLPCRTPGCGGTVSRIVQAGRSTFYCPDCQK; this is encoded by the coding sequence ATGCCGGAATTGCCAGAAGTCGAAACGGTGAAGCGCGGTCTTTCACCCGCCATGGAGGGTGCACGCATCGAGAGGCTGGAGCTTCGCCGCGGCGATCTGCGCTTTCCTTTTCCGGAAAATTTCGAAGACCAGGTTTCAGGCCGCACCATTATCGGACTTGGCCGCCGCGCCAAGTATCTGCTGATCGATCTCGACAGCGGCAAGACCATCATCTCCCATCTCGGTATGTCCGGCTCCTTCCGCATCGAGCAGGGGCCAGTCAGCGAAACGCCCGGCGATTTTCGCCACGAGCGGTCGAAGGACGAGAAGCATGACCATGCGATCTTCCATCTGGAAGGCAAGGGTGGTGAGCGCCGCGTCATCTATAATGACCCGCGCCGCTTCGGCTTCATGGATATCGCCGATCGGTCTGAGCTTCAGAACAGTCCTTTCCTCTTCGGCCTCGGGCCGGAGCCAACCGGCAACGAGCTGAGCGCCACTTATCTTGCGGAGCGGTTTGCCGGAAAGGCACAACCGCTGAAGGGTGCGCTTCTCGACCAGAGAAACATCGCCGGGCTTGGCAATATATATGTCTGCGAAGCGCTTTGGCGCGCGCATTTGATGCCGACACGTGCTGCTGGAACGCTGGTCAGCAAAACCGGAAAGCCGAAGGAGCAGCTAAACCTTCTCGTCGCATCGGTCCGCGATGTCGTCGCCGATGCGATCAAGGCCGGCGGCTCGTCACTTCGCGACCATATCCAGACCGACGGCTCGCTCGGCTATTTCCAGCATTCCTTCTCGGTCTATGACCGCGAAGGTCTGCCTTGCCGCACACCCGGCTGCGGCGGTACGGTCTCGCGCATCGTGCAGGCAGGGCGTTCCACCTTCTATTGCCCGGACTGCCAGAAATAG